A window of Danio aesculapii chromosome 16, fDanAes4.1, whole genome shotgun sequence genomic DNA:
AATATCATGCAGAATATATACTTTAAGAGTAATAAACAGCAagtatcttaataacaggcaggtacAGTAATAAGCCAGTTGTTGAAAGTGATAATTGGTCCCTATATACTAGTGTTACCTAATATTTCTCTTAATTCAAGCACCAGAACACACTGAGTAAACTAAAAATGCTCTCTGTTGACTTTTATCTTTtagttatttttgcatttttgctatataaaaataaatatacatttaaatctgTTTGGTGCAGCTAGTGGGACAGAGATTACCTCTAAATTCAGGTTAAAAGGCTGGAAGGCGGTTACTCAGAATTTTCACCACTaccaactcattttttttttacagcagtgtAGATTGGCGTTGCTCCCGGCAACCGAGTGCATCAGCCAACCAATGACCATGACAGTAACGGGGTCAAACTCCATATCAACTGGGAGACCCAAAGGGATGTACATGCCCTCCCAGACACCACCACTGCTGCCAAAGGTACagagaattaaaataatgatttgtttTGCTTCTCGCCCCATTTCATCCTTCATTATTTCTCTCTTCTACTAGATAATGTcatttttccaaattatgttaaTCACATTCTCGCTTTGTTTGCCTCAAGACTGCACAGCCTCCAGCTCCACCTTCTCATTCCATTCTGGGTGGGTCTTTAAATTCATCCCGCCCTTCACGACCACGGAAACCTCGTGATTCAAAGCCTAAAATGAGAAAACTGAAATACCATCAGTACATTCCCCCAGATCAAAGGACTGGGACTGGAAGCGGAGCTGCAAATGCTTCGCAAAAGAACAACAACAGTCAGGTTCCGGCCACTGATTCCTCATACTCGCACCTCTTGCAACAACAGCAGGTGTTCTTACAACTACAAATTCTCAACCAGCAACAACAACTCCCTGTGACAAACAGGTAATCCTCCAAACAAAACACTcatgaaaaaaatgcatgatTTGTACAGCTAAAGCCCTGTGCATGCtctatgattgttattattttcaCAAATGTTCATATCCTACAATATAATTGACATTCTGAATAAAATCCAGAATCACTCTTTTATGACAGCCTTACCATCAAAAATATTTAGATGGCAGCATAGGGTAAAAAACAAGAACGTGAAACCATCATATACAGTTTGGAAGCTGTAGCTCTCACTTGAATCAATCAGCACCATCTTTCCCCAATCCCAAATCAGATAAGTAGTGTAATGTAATCTAGCATTATATGATTGAAGACCAACTGATGTCAGAAATCTTTTGTGATCCTGAAATTTCTCTCAGAAAACTCATAGCTAAAATTGTATTCTTGCAACTCTTAACCCTTTTCCACCAAGGTAGTTTGAGTGCTGGTTCTGAGCCAGAGCCTTGCTCCAAATTGCTACTTTGCCTTTCGACACCCAAAGCAATCTGAATCAGGAATAGTGTCTCTCCAGTAGCACCATATCATTGCTGAGCTAGAAGCAAGAACCGTTTGTGTCAGGGGATGAGGTCAGGGTTACTAGTATCGAGAAGTACAGAAACATTTTGGATTAGCAGTGTATGCAGCACATTATCACTTCTTGGGTACACTTACACTATTATCCTTACCATGCCAAGGTGcatttcccggttcgtttgacaagtgtgagtgctctgaattgggcccaGGCGGGGTtcatcattcttacttttcaatgaacggactttcatagtttattaaagacaaagccctcgctgcacgtcagctACACCTTCAGTAAACCTCCTAATATGTACTTTTAGAataatttatgagtgtcaaaagtggtggatttGTTTGGCAAAacatttgactgcatgtcactgcatcccaaacaactaaaaataatacaaaacgatataGCTAAAGGAATCTCCACtgtgagcgagagcgcttctctgaacagtcacatcatcgatgacgtaagcgcgctccttttctgaaaataaagaggcagtgtgagtgcaggccatcggGGGAGAGTGGAGGGGGACAAGCAATTCAGCATGGTTCAAGGCAATTGTACCTGGTGTGAGCACACCCCTAATCTCTGTCTATTCAGATTACAGCGCTCTACGTGAACATGTTATTCTTCTTCACGCAGTCTCACGAAAATGGAGGTTTCATGAACATGTTATTGTCACTTGTAATATCTGTATATACAAACTACAAACTATAATAATGAACACAGATTAACTGGGAATGTTCACAAAGTTAATAGCATTTATAGCAATGCATTGTTTATGCCGTGTTTGTATTTGGCACGTCCGCATTTGTGTTGCTGATAAAGATGAGATGTATGCAGTGACATCAGACCTGGCTCTATGGTGGCTCTCTAGAAAGTGGAAaaacaaagcagtttttaaatggcTAGCTCTGAACTGACAGTAGCACTGGCTCTGAACTACACCTGGTTTGTGTTGGTGGAAAAGGGAAACTCTCTGAATTAAATGGTAAACCGTGGGTTTAAAGAGTAACTCATACAACTATATTATTCATCCAATCAATAGTGAGAACAATTTGAAGATTTCTGGATCTACACCTCAAAGTTCTCCTCAGTCTGCAACACCATCAACAAACCCCTCTACTCCTGATACAAGTCCCATCCACCAAGCAGAGTTACTGCCCTCAAACCTTGATGACCTGACGGTAAGAACTGCATAAGATAACCAATCCTGCTCCAAGATGACCACTCCTGCTTAATTCTGCTGCAGCCAACAGATTTCAAGTAATCCTGAACACCTTGATTGGTCGGTTTAGGTGTGTTTATGGATTCTTTATTGCTAAGCATAGAATAGGCGGAATGCTAACAAGTTTATTATGGTTGGAAACCCAGTAGGAGAGTGGCCCTCCAGAAGCTGGTTTGGACACCCCATGGCCAAGTGTAAGGCTGTTAAGTATAATTCATGGTGGGTCACTGTCTTGAAATTTAAGTCCCAACCATAATTACACATAGACCAAATGTTCAAGGCTCACTAGAAACATCTAGGCAACTGGTTAGACTTAAATCTAATGGGATGTTGGCCCTCAGGAGCAGGATTAGACTGAGCTGCTCTAGATTATTTGGTCTTCATAAACTGTTTGCTTGAATAAGCTCTGTGTAGAACATTGAATGTATTTTTCCTTCTTCTCAGGTGTCAGTTCTTCGTCAGCAACTGCGTAAACGTGGACTCCCAGTTTCTGGCACTAAGCCGGCACTTTTGGAGAGACTCCGTCCCTTCCAAATGCCTCGTCCCCCATTAACCCCTGCTCCACTTTGCCAATTAGGGGCCACGCTAGAACAGTCCCACCCTGCCAGCCTAAACCAAAGCCCCACCAGCATAGACACCTCCTCCAATCCTGCCTCAGTGTACACAGGTTTAGCAGAGCCAAGCTTAGCTAGTGATAGTTTCCTAACTTCTTCCTCATCTGCTGGCTCCAGCCCTACTTTGCATACATCGTCCCCTCAAATGCCCTCTGGTGCAACATGGAGACCAGGCCAGGCGGTAGATGAACTTAGTGTAGAGCTGGAAATGAGAGAGAGGATCAGGAGCAGACCCAGAGATGTAGCGAAGGACACTCAGGTGAGTTTGGATGCCTTTTCTGATACTGGCGTTTTCTTATTCTCGTTATTTGTCTTGAAtcaatttcttcatgtttttaAGCATGTATTGTGCTGCTCCTTCCTTCTGCTTTCTTCAGCTGTGTGGAAGTTCCCTTCATCCGTTCCTGCAACAGGAGCCAGGGTGCAACAGAGGGAAAGAAGAAACAGGTGGACAGGAACTGCTCTTTACATACTGCAGTGGTGATGGAAAAGTAAGCACTTTGAGTATTGGGAGTTTTGGGATGTGCCATGAAAATATAATTAGGGTACATTAATTGTTTTGAGATATTTTGTAGTTCAAGAGATGAGTAATATTAGCGCAAAAAACATAGTAATATCTATTTTACAATTTActatgcttacatggacatcagtaatcaaattatttaccttCATCTGAATAAGACTATTGGCACAgaggctcagtgggtagcactgtcgcctcacagcaagaaggtcactcgtTCGAGTCCCGGTGGCACCAGTTGGCAtatccgtgtggagtttgcatgttctccccatgttcctgtgggtttcctcctggtgctccagtgtccctcacagtctaaagacatgtggtatattgGGTAGACAAAATTGTGTGTGACTGCGACAATGTTTAGGagtttcttagtactgggttaGAGATAGGGTTAAGGtagagttagggttagggttgggagttttctagtactgggttgtggctggaagggcgtccattgtgtaaaacatttgctggaatagttagaGGCTAATTCCATTGTGCCGGCCTGGGGTGCCGCTAGTAGTGATAAAGTTAGGACGATTCTGAGCCCTCGTTTACACTATGTTTTCGTTTAAAAACGCacaagttttgctatggttacgccttccgtccacactaccccagagttttgtGTGCCAAAAACGGACTGTTTTGAAagcgctgaagaggccgttttcattttaaaatgctgctgctccatgtcagtgtggtTGGGGGAAAatagagacatctgaaaatggataTGTGGCTGCAgacatctgattggggcttttctcTCAATATAAAGTAGAATTGGCTATGTTTGATATGGAAAATAAACTCCCGAGGGCATTTCAGATAAATCTTCAAGGGGAAAAGTGTAGActactttataacgtcattcacatcaccctggctacgttgtttcccTATCTAAAGATTAAAACGAAAACATGATATACGGAGCTGTCagttttcattttgatataaACTTAACAGACACAAAAAATGTTGAGGTGTCGTGTAGCTACATACATAGCTACACGACATACATAGctataatataattaaacatcACCACATGACAGTATCCAATGTTTCCTCTAAAGTTTCACTCATCATATTTCATGTTCGTTATGGGTACTAtatgaattttgagtgtttcatttttagttttttgacaCTTGAACTGCAGTTAATTCATCATCCTAAACGTGCAAACAAATGGTGACAGATATAAATTCTCCAGCAACAGGTTTTCTCTACCCTTTTATAGtaatactccacatcttaattccatttgtgtTTACTTGGATATTGACTTTAACTggattaaagtaatcaaaaatctctgtttatatATAAGAGTCCTtatcagagtattatcttaatcataataATCAGAATATTGATGTCCATTGAAACATACTCATTGAAATAAATTTAACTCTTTATTGTTATTCTTAATATTAGGTAAACTGCTGTCAGCTTTGTGATGCGATTGGGCAGGACTTTGATTTGCCAATGCAAATCACTGCCAGTCCAGCACAAGCATCACCCACTGTCCGCAGTTTGGAAGAGGAACTACAGGAGGCCATTCAAAGAGTGCAGGTGAGTGTTTACGAGTTTATGTGCTGTCTGCTGTTGACAATTACTTCTGTTATGCAACTATTGATGAATTGATCGCTGTTCATTAACAATGAGCACTGACGTTCGACTTCCTGTCCACTCTTTCTTTCACCAAGATGGACCCTTCTCAATCCATAGAAGACATTTTGGACGTGAATATTGGGGGTTCAGGTGAGTAAAACTTGACTATTTAAATTTAAGAGAGTCACTGAAAATGATCAGGAGAGAGACAGcagttatgacattttagatTACTGACTGCTGGTTGTGGATGACATATAGGTCAAGATTATGGGTGTGACGACACACATATCCCACGAGGCAGGGCATGAGACTGGGTTCATGAGGATAAGACAAgatttttaaactttaaagaaATTCTCagtgataaaatatatattgaaatatagtATTTTACTTAACatcaaaaaatctgaaaatttagGTGCATTTTGAAACCACACTgcaaatttttttccccaaactcaACAGCAAGTAATTGcacaaaaattataaatagcataaataaaacaaatatcctTTTAAGTGCAACCAATGACTGCAGGAATTAACTATAATCAAAACAGTGCTCTCTAGAAACCCATGAACTATACTCTTGAACTATAAAAGATAAACGTATACTATACAAAACAGCCTAATGGTggtttcacatctgtggtttggttcatttATTCTGGACCATTgccaacaaatgatacattgtagcatttttctgctgtttttgggtccttttcacaccacactgattgctttggtccaaaccagttgaaaagaaccaaaatgcagtcatgtgacaaaatccacatgactcattggccagatgttattgaacgtatttcctaaactgctttttgattggtcagaattaacgtgcggaaaaatgccaatggaactcccgcaagtaaacaaaccggcagacacaaaattatgctttttactatggagggacgactgcgccGGCTGATTGTATCCTTGCCCATAGTAAATTATATAGTtagtatacatcactttagacaaactatacattttgagaatgaagcacggctgcggctgaaaacaatgttttaatgcattggaAACGGCGAAGGCGCattgcaagtcacttcaggaggaggtgtgaattaattttgctaaactgtgacatggtcatATTCCAGAAATATTATTaacaatccatcaggtaatgttttaccctctctctctccccctctctctctctctctctctctctctctctctctctctctaaaattgttggtaaagcgctgtcaacaaatattttttctccACACCTcataagatgggacagcgcatAGGACTACGACAGCtagattagtccaaaaaggtgcagtactttttgcggttgggtc
This region includes:
- the si:dkeyp-69b9.3 gene encoding myocardin, giving the protein MTLLASERSLLIRNKFRSVLQLRIQNRRQQNELNAEPGTKVSVPDKTGDKEVSNSLQDGSTQKSPPSGLTAQTAPDRSYGGAHRQKKARLAEDLTEKIQSRPRPLELLQRHILPPENTASLPSDVFEDDNSSSASASPEQLGMHQSPGFSSSSPGQGGDQSLSDVSPVATPISPNNVQQCRLALLPATECISQPMTMTVTGSNSISTGRPKGMYMPSQTPPLLPKTAQPPAPPSHSILGGSLNSSRPSRPRKPRDSKPKMRKLKYHQYIPPDQRTGTGSGAANASQKNNNSQVPATDSSYSHLLQQQQVFLQLQILNQQQQLPVTNSENNLKISGSTPQSSPQSATPSTNPSTPDTSPIHQAELLPSNLDDLTVSVLRQQLRKRGLPVSGTKPALLERLRPFQMPRPPLTPAPLCQLGATLEQSHPASLNQSPTSIDTSSNPASVYTGLAEPSLASDSFLTSSSSAGSSPTLHTSSPQMPSGATWRPGQAVDELSVELEMRERIRSRPRDVAKDTQLCGSSLHPFLQQEPGCNRGKEETGGQELLFTYCSGDGKVNCCQLCDAIGQDFDLPMQITASPAQASPTVRSLEEELQEAIQRVQMDPSQSIEDILDVNIGGSDNSSLITDIQSAALVVSGFSTAPQPDQSQSTKRQKDDNFLSSPLCSSLLLELPPSPNNTPALCQTPAPLPPPPICTTPPSTSLSRKRRSEVPAFDPADWLETLTSGLHPLTPPAAPFLESDFGLDSDLNVNRVLDLMVEQW